In a single window of the Micromonospora inositola genome:
- a CDS encoding cobalamin biosynthesis protein has product MRQATATANSAGLVVGYALDSLLGDPRRWHPVAGFGRAAGALEQRLYRPDRAAGAALTTLAVGAPVLLGVAATLATRRHPVARAALVAAGTWTVLGGRTLRHESRVMGRALRRGDLPAARRRLGHLCGRDPSALDEPELARATVESVAENTSDAVVAPLVWGAVAGLPGLLGYRAANTLDAMVGHRSPRYARFGTPAARLDDLLNLVPARLTGLLTIAVAPTAHGDRGRAWHVWRRDRNDHPSPNAGQCEAAMAGALGVRLGGRNVYFGRSEVRPYLGDGPRPEARHLKRAARISGAVGLAALGIAAVYPLTVGRLVSAVGRHGLRALRPARGSGR; this is encoded by the coding sequence GTGCGGCAGGCGACCGCGACGGCGAACTCGGCAGGGCTGGTGGTGGGCTACGCCCTGGACTCGCTCCTCGGCGACCCCCGCCGCTGGCACCCGGTGGCCGGCTTCGGCCGGGCGGCCGGCGCGCTGGAGCAGCGACTCTACCGGCCGGACCGGGCGGCCGGGGCGGCCCTCACCACGCTGGCCGTGGGCGCCCCGGTGCTGCTCGGCGTCGCCGCCACCCTCGCCACCCGGCGGCACCCGGTGGCCCGGGCGGCGCTGGTGGCCGCCGGCACCTGGACCGTCCTGGGCGGCCGCACCCTACGGCACGAGTCGCGGGTGATGGGCCGGGCGTTGCGGCGGGGCGACCTGCCCGCCGCCCGCCGCCGGCTCGGCCACCTCTGCGGTCGGGACCCGTCCGCGCTGGACGAGCCGGAACTGGCCCGGGCCACCGTCGAATCGGTCGCCGAGAACACCTCCGACGCGGTCGTCGCGCCGCTGGTCTGGGGCGCGGTCGCCGGGCTGCCCGGCCTGCTCGGCTACCGCGCGGCGAACACGCTCGACGCCATGGTGGGGCACCGCTCGCCCCGCTACGCCCGGTTCGGCACCCCGGCCGCCCGCCTGGACGACCTGCTGAACCTGGTACCCGCCCGGCTGACCGGGCTGCTCACCATCGCCGTCGCGCCGACCGCGCACGGCGACCGTGGCCGGGCCTGGCACGTCTGGCGGCGGGACCGCAACGACCATCCGAGCCCGAACGCCGGCCAGTGCGAGGCGGCCATGGCCGGCGCGCTCGGCGTCCGGCTGGGCGGGCGCAACGTCTACTTCGGTCGGTCCGAGGTGCGCCCGTACCTCGGCGACGGCCCCCGTCCCGAGGCGCGGCACCTCAAGCGGGCCGCCCGGATCTCCGGCGCGGTCGGGCTGGCCGCCCTCGGGATCGCGGCGGTGTATCCGCTCACGGTGGGGCGACTGGTGTCCGCCGTCGGCCGGCATGGGTTGCGGGCGCTGCGCCCGGCACGGGGGAGCGGGCGGTGA